A genome region from bacterium includes the following:
- the rpmJ gene encoding 50S ribosomal protein L36: protein MKVRSSVKPMCDKCRVIKRRGVVRVICKNPRHKQRQG from the coding sequence ATGAAGGTCCGCAGCTCAGTAAAGCCCATGTGCGACAAGTGCCGGGTCATCAAGCGCCGGGGCGTCGTCCGCGTCATCTGCAAGAACCCCCGCCACAAGCAGCGTCAGGGTTAA
- the rpsM gene encoding 30S ribosomal protein S13, whose translation MARIAGIDLPRNKRIVISLTYIFGIGNTTARTICDKAGLDVDTHTKDLTDDEINNIRKVIEEGYRVEGTLRAEVAMNIKRLMAINSYRGMRHKRGLPVRGQRTKTNARTRKGPRRTVGAKSKK comes from the coding sequence ATGGCACGCATCGCCGGAATAGACCTGCCCCGCAACAAGCGCATCGTCATCAGCCTGACGTATATCTTCGGCATCGGGAACACCACCGCCCGGACCATATGCGATAAGGCCGGCCTGGACGTGGACACCCACACCAAGGACCTCACCGACGACGAGATAAACAACATCCGCAAGGTCATCGAAGAGGGGTATCGGGTAGAGGGGACGCTGCGGGCCGAGGTTGCCATGAACATCAAGCGCCTCATGGCGATCAACTCCTACCGCGGCATGCGCCACAAGAGGGGCCTGCCCGTCCGCGGTCAGCGCACCAAGACCAACGCCCGGACACGCAAAGGCCCGCGCCGCACCGTGGGCGCCAAGAGCAAGAAGTAA
- the rpsK gene encoding 30S ribosomal protein S11 — MQRQRRRRSIKFDEGTPEGYICIRSSFNNTIVSVTTLDGRVIGWGSAGSAGFKGSKKSTPFAAQLTAENCAKKALDAGMRKVEIHIKGPGSGRESAIRALSAAGLGVTAVIDMTSIPHNGCRPKKRRRV; from the coding sequence ATGCAGCGCCAGCGCCGCCGCAGGTCCATAAAGTTCGACGAGGGCACCCCGGAGGGGTACATCTGTATCCGCTCCTCCTTCAACAACACCATCGTCAGCGTCACCACCCTCGACGGCCGGGTCATCGGCTGGGGCAGCGCGGGCAGCGCGGGCTTCAAGGGCTCGAAGAAGTCCACCCCCTTCGCCGCCCAGCTCACCGCCGAGAATTGCGCCAAGAAGGCGCTCGACGCCGGAATGCGCAAGGTCGAGATTCACATCAAGGGCCCGGGCTCCGGCCGCGAATCCGCCATCCGAGCGCTATCCGCCGCCGGTCTCGGCGTCACCGCCGTCATTGACATGACCAGCATTCCGCACAACGGCTGCCGCCCGAAGAAGCGGCGCCGGGTGTAG
- the rpsD gene encoding 30S ribosomal protein S4, translating to MARYTGPRCKLCRREGVKLFLKGQRCYSNKCAVERRPTPPGMHGRGRRRRPTPYGTQLREKQRIRRSYGMLERQFFNFYTKAERAKGITGHTLLIMLDTRLDSVLQRAGFVATRAQARQYIRHGHTAVNGHKVDIPSYRVKAEDTVSIRETSSVVPQVKFRLERLQPQPVDWLTVDQAKLEVKVTRLPNREDITLPFNEQFVVELYSR from the coding sequence TTGGCCAGGTATACAGGACCGCGTTGCAAGCTGTGCCGCCGGGAGGGAGTCAAGCTCTTCCTCAAGGGGCAGCGATGCTATTCCAATAAGTGCGCCGTCGAGCGCCGTCCGACACCCCCGGGTATGCACGGACGCGGTAGACGCCGCCGCCCGACCCCCTACGGTACGCAGCTCCGCGAGAAGCAGCGCATCCGCCGCTCCTACGGAATGCTCGAGAGGCAGTTCTTCAACTTCTACACCAAAGCCGAGCGGGCCAAGGGCATCACCGGCCACACCCTTTTAATCATGCTCGACACCCGGCTCGACAGCGTGCTCCAGCGGGCCGGGTTCGTCGCCACACGCGCCCAGGCCAGACAGTACATCCGCCACGGGCACACGGCCGTTAACGGGCACAAGGTGGACATCCCCAGCTACAGGGTAAAGGCCGAGGACACCGTCTCCATCCGCGAGACCTCCAGCGTCGTCCCGCAGGTCAAGTTCCGCCTCGAGCGCCTCCAGCCTCAGCCCGTGGACTGGCTCACGGTGGACCAGGCCAAGCTCGAGGTAAAGGTGACACGGCTGCCCAACCGCGAGGACATCACCCTGCCCTTCAACGAGCAGTTCGTGGTCGAGCTCTACTCGCGTTAA
- a CDS encoding DNA-directed RNA polymerase subunit alpha, with the protein MIIGKVLDTDIKVLIEEDKAHRNRAVFTIQPLASGFGTTVGNALRRVLLSSLTGYAPVAVRVENANHEYDTLPGVIEDVSDILLNLRQLVFSAERSDEEVHAVSLAAKGPGEVTGADLVLPPEIKVLNPDSYIAGLDSDGKLEMDIVLIRGRGYLTSHEVELPPEHDYVGMIPIDAVFTPVVKVNFNVEETRVGQMTNFDKMVLEVVTDGSVSPRSAVETAAAILINFFSVISSADARRTPQEEREDEERHRIRELLARPVSELDLSVRSANCLRAADLHTLGDLVVKPESEMLKYRNFGKKSLAEIEAFLTEYGLHLGMDLKELLGD; encoded by the coding sequence ATGATCATCGGCAAGGTCCTGGATACCGACATCAAGGTGCTGATCGAGGAGGACAAGGCCCATCGCAACCGGGCCGTGTTCACCATTCAGCCTCTGGCCTCGGGGTTCGGCACCACGGTGGGCAACGCCCTGCGGCGGGTTCTGTTGTCCAGCCTCACCGGCTACGCCCCCGTCGCGGTGCGCGTCGAAAACGCCAATCACGAGTACGACACCCTGCCCGGCGTGATCGAGGACGTCTCCGACATCCTCCTCAACCTGCGCCAACTGGTGTTCAGCGCGGAGAGGAGCGACGAGGAGGTCCACGCGGTGAGCCTGGCCGCCAAGGGGCCCGGCGAGGTGACCGGCGCCGATCTCGTTCTGCCACCCGAGATCAAGGTTCTCAACCCCGACTCCTACATCGCCGGCCTGGACTCCGACGGCAAGCTGGAGATGGACATCGTGCTGATACGCGGGCGCGGCTACCTCACCTCCCACGAGGTGGAGCTGCCCCCCGAGCACGACTACGTCGGCATGATTCCCATAGACGCCGTCTTCACGCCCGTCGTCAAGGTCAACTTCAACGTCGAGGAGACCCGCGTCGGACAGATGACCAACTTCGATAAAATGGTCCTCGAGGTGGTGACCGACGGTTCCGTCAGTCCGCGCAGCGCCGTGGAGACCGCGGCGGCGATTCTCATCAACTTCTTCTCCGTCATCAGCTCGGCCGACGCGCGCCGGACGCCCCAGGAGGAGCGGGAGGACGAGGAGAGGCACCGGATACGGGAGCTCCTGGCCCGCCCGGTATCCGAGCTCGACCTCTCCGTGCGCTCGGCGAACTGCCTCCGCGCCGCCGACCTGCACACACTCGGCGACCTGGTGGTCAAACCCGAGTCCGAGATGCTCAAGTACCGCAATTTCGGCAAGAAATCCCTGGCCGAGATCGAGGCCTTCCTCACCGAGTACGGCCTGCACCTCGGGATGGACCTGAAAGAGCTGTTGGGCGATTAG
- the rplQ gene encoding 50S ribosomal protein L17, with amino-acid sequence MRHKKEGFQLNRPTAHRRALLRNLCRSLVRHERIETTHTKAKALKAFADSLFAKARSSDTAAQRAVFAELGDKKVVKKFFEVVLPRYDERTGGFVRIIPRGYRKGDGAPVSYVELCEMGEDFAKPRVIKLKKKITK; translated from the coding sequence ATGCGGCACAAGAAAGAGGGCTTTCAGCTCAACCGACCCACCGCCCACCGGCGGGCGCTGCTGCGCAACCTTTGCCGGTCCCTCGTCCGCCACGAGCGGATCGAGACGACCCACACCAAGGCCAAGGCGCTCAAGGCGTTCGCCGACAGCCTGTTCGCCAAGGCGCGCTCATCGGACACGGCGGCGCAGCGGGCCGTTTTCGCCGAGCTGGGGGACAAGAAGGTCGTCAAAAAGTTCTTCGAGGTGGTGCTTCCGCGCTACGACGAGCGCACGGGCGGCTTCGTCCGCATCATCCCCCGGGGATACCGCAAGGGCGACGGGGCGCCGGTCAGCTACGTCGAGCTCTGCGAGATGGGCGAGGACTTCGCCAAGCCGCGCGTCATCAAGCTCAAGAAGAAGATCACCAAGTAG
- a CDS encoding rod shape-determining protein yields the protein MFRPYISFFSRDLAIDLGTANTLVYLKDRGVVIDEPTVVALRRDTGVVMAVGLEAKIMLGRTPEAIHALRPMSDGVIADFEVTERMLKYFIMKSHGRRFFVHPRVLVCVPSGITEVEKRAVRDSATHAGAREVLMVYEPMAAAVGAGLPVHEPVGNVIIDIGGGTTEVAVISLSGIVTNTSIRIGGDEMDVAIDKYLRKTYNLLVGEQTAEQIKLQIGSAFPLEKKETMDIRGRDIVEGVPRTLSVTSTEIREALAEPVSAILRAVHQTLEQTPPELAADIVDRGIYMTGGGSMLRGLNDLLHRETDLTIHLVDNPLTTVVAGAGKVLENPDEFHKVILSENRR from the coding sequence TTGTTCAGACCCTACATCAGTTTCTTCAGCCGCGACCTGGCCATAGACCTCGGGACGGCCAACACCCTGGTTTACCTGAAGGACCGGGGGGTCGTGATTGACGAGCCCACGGTGGTCGCCTTGCGCCGGGACACCGGCGTGGTGATGGCGGTGGGCCTCGAGGCCAAGATAATGCTCGGCCGGACCCCCGAAGCGATTCACGCCCTGCGCCCGATGAGCGACGGCGTCATCGCCGACTTCGAGGTCACCGAGCGGATGCTGAAGTATTTCATCATGAAGAGCCACGGTCGGCGTTTCTTCGTCCATCCGCGCGTTCTGGTCTGCGTGCCCTCCGGGATAACGGAGGTGGAGAAGCGCGCGGTTCGCGACTCGGCTACGCACGCCGGGGCGCGCGAGGTGCTCATGGTCTACGAGCCCATGGCCGCGGCGGTGGGCGCGGGACTGCCCGTCCACGAGCCGGTGGGCAACGTGATAATAGACATCGGCGGCGGCACCACCGAGGTGGCCGTCATCTCCCTCTCCGGCATCGTCACCAACACCAGCATCCGCATCGGCGGCGACGAGATGGACGTGGCCATAGACAAGTACCTGCGCAAGACGTACAACCTGCTGGTCGGTGAGCAGACCGCCGAGCAGATCAAGCTGCAGATAGGCAGCGCGTTCCCCCTGGAGAAGAAGGAGACGATGGACATCCGGGGCCGGGACATCGTCGAGGGGGTTCCCCGCACGCTGTCGGTGACCTCCACCGAGATCCGGGAGGCGCTCGCCGAGCCGGTGAGCGCCATCCTGCGCGCCGTGCACCAGACTCTGGAGCAGACCCCCCCCGAGCTGGCGGCCGACATCGTGGACCGCGGCATCTACATGACCGGCGGCGGCTCCATGCTGCGCGGCCTGAACGATCTGTTGCACCGGGAGACCGACCTCACCATCCACCTGGTGGACAACCCGCTCACGACCGTGGTGGCCGGGGCGGGAAAGGTGCTGGAAAACCCGGACGAGTTCCACAAGGTGATCCTGAGCGAGAATCGGCGATGA